A single window of Rhodococcus jostii RHA1 DNA harbors:
- a CDS encoding helix-turn-helix domain-containing protein codes for MIKKMGYEWHLRHKMAEHDIFHTSDLVPLLAERGITLSREQVYRLVTQPPQRLSMDTLVALCDILDCTPNDLIEPTIVNQSVRKAANAGSSDRPAVQRTTIRRPATEQ; via the coding sequence ATGATCAAAAAGATGGGCTACGAGTGGCACCTGCGTCACAAGATGGCCGAGCACGACATCTTCCACACCTCCGACCTGGTTCCGCTGCTCGCCGAACGCGGCATCACCCTCTCCCGTGAGCAGGTCTACCGCCTGGTCACCCAGCCGCCCCAGCGGTTGAGCATGGACACCCTCGTTGCCCTGTGCGACATCCTCGACTGCACCCCGAACGACCTGATCGAGCCGACGATCGTCAACCAGTCCGTCCGCAAAGCGGCGAACGCCGGCTCCTCCGACCGTCCGGCGGTCCAGCGCACC
- a CDS encoding DnaB-like helicase N-terminal domain-containing protein, which produces MAAALELIPTTETADATPADSIEASDLGIDAHTDIEVLCLCALLWAPAEAAARTVAALETADFERPIHRELFAVIARLVSSGVPHDPTMVAAELERTGELAGHHGAERSRYLANITTRGADHIAVDHYARTVVSQAYRRSFRAVAESLAQAAEKLPEDQLYEHMCVLGRRQRAATQRLNHLRGAGQ; this is translated from the coding sequence ATGGCCGCAGCACTCGAGCTGATACCCACCACTGAGACCGCCGACGCCACGCCAGCAGACTCCATCGAGGCCTCCGACCTCGGCATCGACGCCCACACCGACATCGAGGTCCTGTGCTTGTGCGCACTGCTGTGGGCGCCAGCGGAAGCCGCGGCCCGGACTGTCGCCGCCCTCGAGACCGCGGACTTCGAACGACCTATCCACCGCGAACTGTTCGCCGTGATCGCCAGGCTCGTAAGTTCCGGAGTCCCACACGATCCCACCATGGTCGCCGCCGAACTCGAACGCACCGGCGAGCTCGCCGGCCACCACGGTGCCGAGCGTTCCCGGTACCTGGCGAACATCACCACCCGGGGTGCCGACCACATCGCCGTTGACCACTACGCCCGCACAGTCGTCAGCCAGGCCTACCGGCGCAGCTTCCGCGCCGTCGCCGAATCCCTCGCTCAGGCCGCCGAGAAGCTGCCCGAAGACCAACTCTACGAACACATGTGCGTCCTCGGCCGTCGGCAACGCGCCGCCACCCAGCGTCTCAACCACCTCCGAGGAGCAGGCCAGTGA
- the nrdH gene encoding glutaredoxin-like protein NrdH, which translates to MTVTVYTKPDCVQCNSTYRALDKKGIDYSIVDLTENLSARDRVMGLGYLQAPVVVAGDQHWSGFRPDRIAALANWELLQPIQQIVP; encoded by the coding sequence ATGACGGTCACCGTATACACCAAACCGGACTGCGTTCAGTGCAATTCCACCTACCGCGCCCTCGACAAAAAGGGGATCGACTATTCGATCGTCGACCTCACCGAGAACCTCTCCGCCCGCGACCGGGTGATGGGACTCGGCTACCTCCAAGCGCCCGTCGTCGTGGCCGGCGACCAACACTGGTCCGGCTTTCGCCCCGACCGCATCGCGGCACTCGCCAACTGGGAATTATTGCAGCCGATACAACAAATCGTCCCGTGA